Below is a genomic region from Canis lupus familiaris isolate Mischka breed German Shepherd chromosome 25, alternate assembly UU_Cfam_GSD_1.0, whole genome shotgun sequence.
ActtttgggggttaggatttcaatatatgcaaattatatgcAAACGTGTATAAATAATGTCTCTTTTATGGTTGAGTAAAACTCGTATAAAGATGAAATACGTAAtctgctacattaaaaaaaaaaaaaggcaatcagtTAACTAGAGTTAACCAAACAAAACCTTTAGTCTTATTCTTCTAATTAGGGTGACTGCAGGCTGATAGGGATATCCTCCAGCAGGTTATTTCCAGAAATTTGTGGGCAGACTTCCTGGTAAAGTCCTGAATCCACAGCAGAAACTGTTCCTTTCATGACCCTTGcaattattatcttttctttccttttttttgtctgcttCCAGTCATGAGGTACTTTCTCAGAAATCAGGATCTGCTGGAGAAAAACAGGTTTCTCCAGTTTCAACCCCCACAATTAGATTAATCTTATAGTCACTCACTGCTTTCCAACTACTCCTTGGGGAGGTCACCTCTTTCCACCATCTCTGTGAGAAACATCCCTGCTGCCACTTACAGAGGTCAATCTTATGCAGTGTCacctggggaggtgggcagctCTAGTAGAGTTCCTCTCTGTCTACTgttttcaaactcatttttattcTGCTCCAATGGCATGCTGAAATCTCCACTATGGCAGGCTGAAAATCTATAAATTTTATCTCGCCTGCTGTTCAGGCAGCACTTGCCAGGTTTTTTTATCCTTGACCAAAGCAACTGGAGATGGGATAGATTTGTTAACTATCCTTGAATTCATCCTTACTAAggtcttgtttgtttattttctgatgCACAGATGAGCAAAGTTTCTCTTGGGTTCCTCCAAGAGCTGAAGTCCTCTTGTTTATGTATagatatctaatttattttttaaaaagttgggggaggagggataAATGAAGAATGCTTTATGCACCACATTGCTGACATCACCACCCACACTATATTTAatttatctctccttttaaattttgttttgccttttctcacTAACAGTACTCCCTAATAGATGAAGCACTTTTATCTGTAGATGTGAAATATCTGAATTATTcattaatataattaagaaagCTACAGATGAATCCTGATGTttgaatatttgtaaaatgatttaaataggGTCAAATTTCTTTCCGGAACTTAAAGTAATTCAAGTATTTCATAATATGGTTCAATGTTGAAAAAATTAACTTGGGCGTGGGCAATAGTATGAGCAAAAGTACTGAAGGTGAAGTGCTTCTACCGTATGCACGGAACACATAGGAcaggaacaaaaaaaatacagtcatatttattcatgttgaagaataattagaaataaagctTGATGGAGATTATGGAGCCAGAGTAGAACTTTTATCCAGTTGCCATGGTCTTTAGAATTGGGAAAGATTTGTTGCTAAGCAGTTAATCTAGAACACAATCAAATGGGAGATGAAAGGGAGGGGATTGTTACTACTCTTTATTAGGTAAGTTTCAGATAAGTCTTTGTCCATAAAGAGGTAGCACAAACTTTCTATGATAGGGCTATAGTTAGAAAAGATAGTGGGAATCATTCATTCTACTGCTGGTAAGTCTTCCAAGAATTTAGCTGTAAAGGAGAGAAGCATAGTATTTGTACATacatgaacacacacatgcaaacacatacaCCACATgattctttgccaattttttaatcttaaggAGGATCAGTGACCTAGATTATGTCTTattctggcttattttacttggTTGAATAAACAAAATTGTGTATTTAATAGGTTGTTACTCATAGTTTGGGAAAAACTGATTGGCTACAAATGGAAGTGAGAGGGTAAGTGGTAATTAGAGTAGATAGATTGATGGATTTGATGAATTTATAAAAGATAGTGTATGACCATCTACTTGGAAGTTTCTGTATTATTATAGCACTATACCCaattattaatgaaaattttatattctcttagGAAGAGTGTCTTGAATCATTGCATGAAATTATTTCATGAAACATGAAATAATGTTATGAGGACAAATACAGTCCATCTCAAATATTCTTGGAGTTTGTTTTCCTATTACCTGCTTGGAAGCTGAGGTCTTAGGAATAAATTCTGACAGATTTGTATTGATTAATTTCATCTTGCTAGCACTATGTCGTTCTTAAATAATTATACTCCACAATAATTACCaagtatatattaagaaaaacaaaaagcaaattagCATATTAGGATTTTACTCACAATTTAGAGATGTTGTCCTCAAAGATTTAACTTAGGGATCTTTCTTTTTGTGGTTTCTTGGcattttgtgaaatatatttcTAGGACTAAAGGGGATTTAGTCCTAGAAAAATATCTAAGTACCTTAGGAATTTAGATATTATTAATGATGAAGATAATATTTAACCTGAAGTAAGTCTCCTGCCTGCTATCTGCAACaagaaagcaaagacaaaataTCAAATCTTATATTAGACATACAAGAAATGTTGAATTATTGGTTTTAGTACCGTAACTATAATTCAGTAATTATTAATTACTTGTGCAAACAAAGACAAGAGATTTTCAGGTGAAAGTCCTATGTATTGATGAGGATATTTGGAAAACCAGAACGTTAAAAAACAATGTGGACAACAAAACTCAATTTTTTGAAAGCATAAATTGGTTGAAGTAAATATCTATACCTGACTTCATCCTTTAGGCTGAAGTATTAGGTTATCTCAACTAATTATGGTTTCCTCTTTTTACACATTAACTTCCTTATAGATACTCTGTGGTTTATTTTCCCAGcagttttgagatttttctatggGAGCagcaaaagcaggaaaaaggatTAACCTAGTTAGGGTTGAGGCTTTTAGATCATAGTGGTTGTATTGAAGGAGTCTAGAGCTAGGTTATAGGGATACAAAGTAAAATGAAGGGAActtaaaaagtggggaaaaatgaaaagaaagtatattAAGAAAGGAAtgtgggatatctgggtggctcagtgggtgagcatctgccttcagctcaggttgtgatcctgaggtcctggtaTAGTCttgcactgggttccctgcagggagcctgcttctccctctgcctgtgtctctttctctctctgtgtctctcatgaatcaataaataaaatcttaaaaaaaaaaaaaaaaggaattcagttTTGAATAAGAATAAGAGTTGTGgttaattttaatatgtaagaGTCAGGACACTGGAGGGTGATAATAAGGGTTAAGagtagggttatggttagggttacaGTTAGAGTTTGATAATTAGATGCAGGTGATATTAAGATATAATGCTTAGCCATAGGCCAATGACTAAATGTTGTTGAAAATGAGTTGTAAAACTAAAATAAGTGAGGTGTATATGGGTTATCCACATGCACACTAAACCCAAAATGTGGGTAAAATTATTGGTGGataatactttaataatttaGACACTCAGTTTCTTGAGGTTTATGTAGCATAAATTTGGGTATTGCTGTATGAGTAAGAAAGAAGCTAAATAGTGGTCTAATGAGATGGCTACCAGTTTAGTGGTTTGGAAGTGGCTTTGGTAATCAATGCAAATTGGGACCAGTCATTTGTTCTGTATGCCATATTAGGAATATTGAGAATGGAAatcttcctctctgctctggcTTTGAATTGTTGACTGGTGTGTTTAGGTAAATGAAATAGGAATAAGAAACTTTCCATGAAAAGCTAGAGTAGAGGGATCTTTGCTTTTCATGAAAGGAAGATTCCATACATGACACAATGATTCTGCAGATAAGAGGTCAAGGAATGTAgaatcaagattttttaaaaaagattaagcaTAAATGGGTACAAGGACTAGGAGATGATAGGTCcttaattatgtatattttatttttatattacctcTATGGGaagtaatataaaatactataaatataaatataaaattttatattacctCTTACTGTGGGAGATGGTTTGATCAATTTATATTAGATCCCTCATAGCTGACTTCACTTTCCTAGTTATTCAATTGGAGCATGAGTTCTTGGTGTCATTACTTCAAACATTCATATTACTTTAATGATCTCTTAAAGATTGTGGCTATTCTGacttgataataaaaataagcaatatatatatatatatatatatatatatatatatatatataagtactGACTTTTTACAAATTTCTAATGCTTAGTTTGTCTCAACCACTGTGTCCAATTTTAAGAACAGTAATATCTCCAGACCACTAATATCACGACATAtatgttcatttatatttcctgaaTGTGTCGCaccattgttttatttcattttttcatacaaaatatgtatattttttttaacttatgaaataaatacatttcacttCAAACTTAGGAACTAGTTATCTTGCAATCTTACAAATTTAGGCTTTGATGCCAATATTTTTAGAACGATTGTCACTTTTGTCCTTGCAATTGTACAGGCTTAGATGAAAAGAAGAATGCAGGAAGGAGATAGGATAATTAATAATTTGTCACATGGAAGCACATATTAGagacaatgagaaaaaataatatatgtgaataatttttatatcttccctAATGTATGTAACTAAATAATTTATCActtgaaagtgaaaggaagacCTATATAGCGGTATTCACACTCAGTCCATATGTATAAATTGAGACTGCTACATTAAAACATGATAGGTGTTCATGTTTCCATTAATAACCTTTTGTTTTACTAAATATACAGTGAAAATGTTGATGcctattcatatatttatagaaCAGTATAATGAATCCAATTGTGTCCTTCATTTAGGTTCTGTAAGTGTCAACCTATGGCCAATTGCCTCAGTTTTGTATACCCAGTCTCACTCTGCCTTAcaattatttaagagaaaatgcAATGCGGTGTACTGAGTCATGAGCCAAACACTAGCTCATTTTAACCCGTATCTTCTCTGCATCCTCCATCTAGACTTGCTTATATCTtccacctctgtctctgtccttctttatttttttttcttttagtgctgCTGCTCTGATGGTGTGACTGCTAGAAGACAGATCTTTAAATATCAGCACTTGATTTATCAGCATACATCTCCAgctcagagggaggagaaaaaatagTAATGCTTCCTAATCTGCTCTGGTTTGCTCTCACCAATGGCTGAATATGGTGGCTCTATAATGGCTGTGGGTGAGGTCCTGCTATGTGTGAGGATCGCTGTTCCCATTCTCTGGTTGAGggtgtttctgcttctttctggaTGGTCCCATGTCGGGCACTTCTATCACCATGGTCCCCCAGAAGTGGTGATTCCTTTGAGGATAACAGACAGGAGCATTGTCAAGAAGCCTACAGGCTGGCTTTCTTACTGCCTGCATTTTGGTGGCCAGAGACACGTTTTCCATATAAAGGTCAAGAAGCTTTTGCTGTCCAAAAACTTCCCAGTGTTCACTTACACAGACCAGGGTGCTCTTCTTGAAGACCAGCCATTTATCAGGAGAGACTGCTATTATCATGGTCATGTAGAGGGGGATCCAGATTCCCTGGTTTCTCTGAGTACCTGTTCTGGGGGCTTTCAAGGAATATTACAGATAAATCACATTCTTTATGAAATTTTGCCCAAAAGGCTTTCTACCACATTCGAGCACCTGGTATATAAGATGTACCCCGAGGAGAAACAATTCCCACCTATGAGGTGTGGATTAACAGATGAAAAGATAGCACGACATGTGAAGTTTCAAGAGAGCAGTAATTCCACTTTGGTGCAAAGTGAATATGAAGGTCTGTGGATGCACAAGAGATATGTTGAAATGGCAGTGGTTGTAGACTACAATCGATATGCCTATCGTGAATATAATGTCACAACCGTGCAGCTGGAAGTGATTACTACTATGAACAATGTAAATACCTTCTACCAACCTCTAAATGTCGACGTGAGTTTAGTTGGAATGGAGGTCTGGAATGAAGGAAACCCTGTTGAAATAGAGAACATGGATGTACTTGTGGATTTATTTTGCGCCTGGAAGAAAAAAGGCTTCAATGCCCGTGTGCCCCATGATGCTGCCCATGTTTTTGtaaaaagaagatatggtattCTTGGCATATCTTATGTCGGATCAATATGTAACTATAATACTAACTGTGCAGTGGATGCTTTCACAAGTgataatttgggtttttttgcatttgttgtgTCACATGAGCTTGGCCATTCTCTGGGTATGTGGCATGATGAAGAAACGTGTAAATGTGCAGACAATGTGTGCATAATGTATGCAGAACAGTCTCAGGCAACTAAATTCAGCAACTGCAGTTATGCTCAATATTGGCACACTGCTGTAGGATCAAGATGTATCTTCCATCCACACACTccagagagaatcttcaagtataCGCGCTGTGGGAATGGTGTGGTTGAAGAAGGAGAAGAGTGTGACTGTGGCTCCTTAAATGTGTGTACAAAAGATCCATGTTGTCAGTTAGACTGTACTCTGAGTCCTGGAGCTACTTGTGCTTTTGGGCTTTGTTGCAAAGACTGCAAGTTCATGCCATCAGGTGATGTATGTAGAGAACAGGCTAATGAATGTGATCTTCCTGAGTGGTGTGATGGGACATCCTATCAGTGTCCAGAAGATGTGTACGTGCAAGATGGAGTCAAATGCACAGGTGGCGGCTACTGCTATGAAAAGAGATGCAATATCCGTGACGAACTCTGTAGCAGACTTTTTGGCCCAAATGCCAAGAGTGCAAGTCAGATTTGCTACAGTACAGTGAATATTCAGGGTGACCGTTTTGGTAACTGTGGTCTCAAGAACaatcaatttataaaatgtaataccTCAGATACCCTGTGTGGGAGGGTGCAGTGTCAGGATGTGGCAAAAATCCCCACTCTGAGAGACCATTCTACTCTGCACTGGCTTCACTTCAATGACAGCATCTGCTGGGGTACAGATTTCCACTATGGGATGCCCTTGCCTGATCTTGGTGAAGTAAAAGATGGTACAGAGTGTGGTGAAGAACGTATCTGTGTTCAAAGGAAGTGTATCCCTTTGGCATATTTGAAAACTGATTGTTCACCCAAGACCTGCCATAGGAATGGGATCTGCAACAATAGACATCACTGCCATTGTAGCCATAAGTGGAAGCCCCCCAGCTGCCAGGTAAAAGGCAATGGAGGTAGTGTTGATAGCGGCCCACCCCCAATAAGAAACGGGACTGAAGTGCCACGGAAGGAACAGCAAAAGAAGACTTACCAGCTGCTATTTCAGTTGGTGCCTTCTTCAGTTTTATTATGTTGTTTGTTAATTTGGTTTTTtatgagaagggaaaaaatggagaagaaggaagaacagaatGTTTCACCTGCACCCAATGAACAGCAGAATGAATCACCTGAACCTAATCAAGAAGTAAATGAAAACTAAAGAGTTATGATTCCCAAAAAGATACTCGATCCCCAATGAACTTGCCTATTAAGTTTTAGCACCCTGTCAGGAGAAAGGTTACAGCTTTCATCACAGATCACTGACAGAAAATCCCTGAGATTTTTTATCATTTGAGATCATAAATGCTAGCCGCTGAGCAATAACCAAAATATACTAATTCTCGGCACAtttatcttttccattattttaagtaatcttagcacttgattttattttatggaattaTTCTGTGTCTCCTGAACAATGGCAGGACCAGCAGAGGGTGTGTTTTTGTCTTTAACTCACTGTCTGACAATTCCAAACACCCTTCCCCTTTGTAATCTGCTTTCATATGCAAAGAATAAGAGACCACAAGTCACATTTCTCCTTTGTGAGTCCTCCATTTATACCTATACCAATAGTGGAAATGAGAGGGAGACTGGACATGGGAAGTGTTTTGAATGTTGTTCATGATGGGGTTGCCTCACTGACTCTCACCTTGAAGAGGCAGTGCCTTATACTCTTTATGTTACCACATATAGATATGAATGTAGGTGTAGATAAGGACAGAATGGTATTATATATATGATCTACAGATATGCACTTGCATATGTTTATAAATGATCTATAGATATACATTTgcatatgtttataatatatacgcatatggatttttttcttttggtaattcCCAGAATCGACAGTACTGTTAGCCTCAGAGATACTGGCACAGCTATGTAATGTCTTACCCTTGGAGTTCTAGACACCCAGTGTCTGAATCCTCCACCAAATCCCGGAGGTTGAACACCATTTGCCAACCATTTCCCCAGTGGTCAGAGTCTTAGATCCATGGGACTCACTCCAAAAGTGTGGCTTCCAATAAGCACATTTCTTCCCTTTGATCTCAGTCTCCCATGCAATAGCTGCACTTCCTGTTAGGGAAGCATGGATGGCTCAGGGAGGCCCCCTTGCTTGCTGGTCTTGGGATAATGGAGAACACAGGAAGGAGTCTGACTTCAGAAGCTCTTGAATTTTCCACACCACTGCCTTTACCATCTTGGGGACATGTTTCATACTCTGGTAGAATTACTTCAAAATctcaaaagataagaaaatgataCTTGACATTCCACCCTTGGTAACTTCACTTGTGATATAAGATGCAGAAGATACTTACAATTCCAGGTAAGATATGTAAGTTTTAGCAGGCCATGTGTCCTCTGTAAGGAAAAATCCTGgaaaatctcaattttattttaaacaatattttagagTGGGTGAACTAAAATGTTGGGCAAGGTAGAATAATTCTGAAAAGCACTTGACATTTTAGCCTCTGAGCCTCTGCTGACACCAGGTATGAGTTGAACCTTAGGCTTAGCCCAGGTGGAGGAACTCTGCTGagtgaaaaagaaatcttcaatGACTTAGTTCCTACACAGGGTTAGATAGACTCTAAACATTAGACACTTGAGGACCTCTTTCCCTATCAGATTTCCCCAAGTCACAACAGCTAAATCTGAGAGCTTTGTGGGATGCTGGTGAGATCCTTTATGAATTTCTCAAAGGCATTGATCCCCAACATCATGTTATATTTTGAACACAAGGCATAGTAAAGGGATGCTTATCTcaagctcatgctctctttccccATCATACATTTACCTGATTTTGTTGTTGCATGTGGCAAAAGATTGAGGGCTGGGCTGTGAACCTCTGGGTGACAGCCAACCACCCATAAGCTCTCAGACTGCTAAAACAGAGTCACCTAAACTCATAATTGAAAGCCCAGCAAGCCCATGACTAAACAACACAAGGAAAGGAGAATTAGCCCAAGATTTACTAAAAGCCACTCATCTCTGACTTGGCACAACCTATGATTAGATGTATGTAATCAGCTCCTCTGTCCATCTTCctgacagagaaaagagagaaaactccaGAGGGTCACCTAGAGCTACTATGGTTGTCTTATACACAACTCCTGCACATGGTAAAAATTACCACACATACTAAGAATCACAATTCATGACATATTactaaagcaagaaagaaaggaaagaaaaggtggggggggggggactataCCTACGATGCAGATGGTGGAACAAGAGCACACAATAACACAACAGCAACtatgtgcatttaaaatgaaagaaaaagggcagcccgggtggctcagcggtatggcgctgccttcagcccagggcatgatcctggagacctgggatcgagtcccacattgggctccctgcatggagcctgcttctccctctgcctgaatgcctctctctatgtgtgtctcccatgaataaataaaataaactctttaaaaaaatgaaatgaaagaaaaatacacaaaatataagaACTAATGTAGAATAAACTAGTAAGTTGGAATCTATACACAAATTTCAATTGAATATTGTAGAATTAAAAAGTACAATACTTGATATGTGTGATAAGCTGATCCTCAGAGAGAGCACTTTGGTCGGTGTAAGTAAACAATGAGATGTTCCTGGACAGAAAAAATTTCTTGACCTTCATGTGGAGAATGTGCCTCTGGCCTCCAAAATGCAGGCTGTAAGAGACCCAGCTGGGAAGCTTCATGACAGTGCCTGCATCAAGGGAATCACACTTCTAGGGGATCATGGTGACAGGACTGCCCAACCTGTAATCATCCAGGAAGGAACTGACACACCTTTAGTCAGAGCATAGGAGGAGATCCTCATATGTACCAGGGCCCTACCAACACTCATTACGGAGCCACCATATTCAGTCATTAATAAGAGCAACAGACGGCAGCTCAGGAAGCATCATTTTGTCTCCTTCCCCTGAGCTGGATGTGGTGCTGACTTTTAATCTGTCCTCTTGCTCAGCTATACCATTCCAGCAgcagtgctaaaagaaaaaaagaaaaaaaaaacacaagaggaaGGACAGAGACAAGGATGAGGGTTATCAGttgcaggaggaagagaaaagtatGGACATGGGTTAAAATGGTGAGTGTTTGGCTCAAGATGTGAGTCAGTAAACTGCATTGCATAGCAAGGCAGAGTGAGACTGGGTGTTCAAAACTATAGCGATTTGCCTAGGTTGACACGTACAGAGCTTAGACAAAGGGCACAGATGCAACCATTATACTGTTTCCTAAATATATGAACATGTATAGActtttttacaatatataaaacaaaaagaatgaaaaggtgAATACCTATCATGTTTTTATGAAGAATTCTTGATGTACACATATGGGCATAGTATAAATATCTATACAACagtctccttttcatttttctttttaagggttttatttattaatgagagacagaaagagagagagaggcagagacagaggcagagggagaaacaggctccacgcagggcgcctgatgtgggacttgatctcaggaccctgagccaaaggcagatgctcaactgctgagccacccaggcatccctcctttcttcctaatcagaagaacaatatttttaaaacctctagccatgtaaaatggaaggaaatcaaACTAGCTGGAAGAGTAACAGCTAGAGATCAGCATATACTGAAGGCAAACTAAAGTTCcttcagaaatgcaaaggaaatcAATAATACTAGATAGAAGGAAGAAAGCTTTGAGGAAGGTAATATTGTCTTATGGTGGCAAGGCATCAAAGcctgtacttatttttaagattgcaAGGTAATCACTCTCTTGGGTTAGAGAGTAAAATGTATggatttcataaataaaaatacatatgcatattttgcttgaaatatagaacaaaaaatcgtctaaataacacaaatgtattaCCACATATTTGTGAAAAAGAAATCTGGTATCAGTACAATGCCTGGCTGGTAATAGTGATTtgttgctttcttctttaaataaatacataatgtgCACACATAGTGCTACACACTTGGGAAACATAAATGAGCATATCGtcaagaaaatttaataatatgGAGCTCAAATCTAGACAGAGTGGATGGGGCAAAGATACACATTAGGAATTTGTAAAATTGAATTCAATATTTGAtatatgagatttttatttttatttgtctggggAAATACCCATTGTCTTCATCCGATCATTAAGGTgagattgtttaaaataaaaactgttggTGTAGTTGAAAAAACACAAGATAGTGAAGTTGGCTACAAGAGATGTAAAACAGACTGATCAAGTCCACATCCCATAATTGATAATATCTTGAATTATTCTCCTGTCATTTATGGAAACttccttttataaaaagcaacaacaatCATTTCTCTATTAAACTTCTCCATGGATAACTCCATGGTTATTCATGGTTAATTCTACTACACTAAACCTACCAGTTAATAGCTGAAGAGCATGGAAAGATCAGCAGAGATTTCCTACTCAGAATACCCATAGGCTGTATTATCAGACATCTGGTTGTAGTTCACTCTGATTATCAAACCCACTTCCAACCCCTAAGATGACAGTAGCCATTCCATTAAACCACTATTTAGCTTATTTTCCTATTCACGCACCAACTACCAAACTAGTCTTACGTAAATTTCAAAGAATTGGATGTCTTATCTACTAATGTATTTCCACCAATAATTTTACTCACATCCCAGGTTTAGCGAACATATGGACAACTGAGATAACATCTGGTTTATTCTAGCTTTACAACTCATTTTCAACAATTGGCCTATGGCTAAATAGTGTATCTTGTTATCAAACCCTACCCAccctcctaaccctaaccctaatctaaccctaaccctaaccataacttAACTCATTTTCAACTTCCACTGTGCTCTTACATATTAAATAGTTAACCACAAGTCTCATTCTCATTCAAAACTTAATTCTCAAATTTCTGGgcaaaaataacttttcattccattttttcccatGTTTTAAGTTCCTTTATTTTACCTCTTATCCCAATAGCCTGGCTCTAGATTCCATCAATACAACTAGAATGGGCTCAAGCCAAACTGGGTCAattctctttcctgctttctacACTCTTACAAAAAACTACCCAAACTGTAGGAAAATCAATATCTCTAGGGGAATGAATGCGTGAAAGGTGAAAAGTACAAACTGGTTAAGACAGCCTGACATTCCAACCTAAAGGATGAAATCAGGAAcgaatatttatttatgcatctAACAATTTGTTGTCCACTTTGTTTCTTAACTTTCTgatgttttttaaatctcctcaATAACATGCAGGACCTTCAGCTGACAACCTATTGTCTTTGTTTTCACAAGCAGTTGTTACTAAATTTCAATAATGATAGTTTAAATTGTAAAactaagactttttatttatggCACATTTAATAAGgatctgatatttttatttgtctttcttgttgAAGACAGTTGGTGAGGAACTTGTTTCAGGCTGAACATTGACCTCATCATTAAAGTGACCTAAATTCCTAGAGTGCTTAAAAACGTTTCTAGAACTAAAGGGAGAGATATTTCACAAGATGCCAAGAGCCCACAAGAAGATATAAGATCTCTAAATTAAATCTTTGAGGATACCTCTAAAATTGTGAGTAGAATCCTAATATACCCATTagctctccatttctctctttatatatttgataacTATTATGGAGTATtgattataatagaaaataattatttgt
It encodes:
- the LOC486076 gene encoding disintegrin and metalloproteinase domain-containing protein 20 produces the protein MAEYGGSIMAVGEVLLCVRIAVPILWLRVFLLLSGWSHVGHFYHHGPPEVVIPLRITDRSIVKKPTGWLSYCLHFGGQRHVFHIKVKKLLLSKNFPVFTYTDQGALLEDQPFIRRDCYYHGHVEGDPDSLVSLSTCSGGFQGILQINHILYEILPKRLSTTFEHLVYKMYPEEKQFPPMRCGLTDEKIARHVKFQESSNSTLVQSEYEGLWMHKRYVEMAVVVDYNRYAYREYNVTTVQLEVITTMNNVNTFYQPLNVDVSLVGMEVWNEGNPVEIENMDVLVDLFCAWKKKGFNARVPHDAAHVFVKRRYGILGISYVGSICNYNTNCAVDAFTSDNLGFFAFVVSHELGHSLGMWHDEETCKCADNVCIMYAEQSQATKFSNCSYAQYWHTAVGSRCIFHPHTPERIFKYTRCGNGVVEEGEECDCGSLNVCTKDPCCQLDCTLSPGATCAFGLCCKDCKFMPSGDVCREQANECDLPEWCDGTSYQCPEDVYVQDGVKCTGGGYCYEKRCNIRDELCSRLFGPNAKSASQICYSTVNIQGDRFGNCGLKNNQFIKCNTSDTLCGRVQCQDVAKIPTLRDHSTLHWLHFNDSICWGTDFHYGMPLPDLGEVKDGTECGEERICVQRKCIPLAYLKTDCSPKTCHRNGICNNRHHCHCSHKWKPPSCQVKGNGGSVDSGPPPIRNGTEVPRKEQQKKTYQLLFQLVPSSVLLCCLLIWFFMRREKMEKKEEQNVSPAPNEQQNESPEPNQEVNEN